Below is a window of Pseudomonas monteilii DNA.
AGCCAACAGCCCGCGCGCGCCGCAGGCCGTGTTCGACCTCAACGTCCCGCTGCTGGGCATCTGCTACGGCATGCAGACCATGTCCGAACAGCTGGGCGGCAAGGTCGAAGGTTCCGAGCTGCGTGAGTTCGGCTACGCCCGTGTCGACGTGGTCGGCAAGAGCCGCCTGCTCGACGGCATCGAAGACCACATCGACGCCGACGGCGTGCTGGGCCTCGACGTCTGGATGAGCCACGGCGACAAGGTCACCCAGCTGCCGGCCGACTTCCACGTCCTGGCCAGCACCCCGAGCTGCCCGATCGCCGGCATGTTCGACGATGCCCGTGGCTACTACGGCGTGCAGTTCCACCCGGAAGTGACCCACACCAAGCAAGGCGGTCGCATCCTGTCCCGTTTCATCCAGGACATCTGCGGCTGCGAAGCCCTGTGGACCCCGTCCAACATCGTCGAAGACGCCATCGCCCAGGTGCGTGAGCAAGTCGGTTCGGCCAACGTTCTGCTCGGCCTGTCCGGCGGTGTCGACTCCTCCGTGGTCGCCGCACTGCTGCACCGCGCCATCGGCGACCAGCTGACCTGCGTATTTGTCGACAACGGCCTGCTGCGCCTGCACGAAGGCGACCAGGTCATGGCCATGTTCAAGGAGAACATGGGCGTCAAGGTGATCCGCGCCGACGCCGAGGCCCAGTTCCTCGACAACCTGGCCGGCGAAGCCGACCCGGAGAAGAAGCGCAAGATCATCGGCCGCACCTTCATCGACATCTTCGATGCCGAAGCCAGCAAGCTCGAGAACATCCAGTTCCTGGCCCAGGGCACCATCTACCCCGACGTGATCGAGTCGGCCGGCGCCAAGAGCGGCAAGGCCCACGTGATCAAGTCCCACCACAACGTCGGCGGCCTGCCCGAGGAAATGAACCTCAAGCTGGTCGAACCCCTGCGTGAACTGTTCAAGGACGAGGTGCGCAAGATCGGCCTGGAACTGGGCCTGCCGTACGACATGGTCTACCGCCACCCGTTCCCGGGCCCAGGCCTGGGCGTGCGCATCCTGGGTGAAGTGAAGAAGGAATACGCCGACATCCTGCGTCGCGCCGACCACATCTTCATCGAAGAACTGCGCAAGGCCGACTGGTACCACAAGACCAGCCAGGCGTTCGTGGTGTTCCAGCCGGTGCGTTCGGTCGGCGTCGTCGGCGACGGCCGCCGCTACGCCTGGGTCGTAGCTCTGCGTGCGGTAGAGACCGTGGACTTCATGACGGCCCGTTGGGCACACCTGCCGTACGAGCTGCTGGAAACGGTCAGCGGGCGCATCATCAACGAGATCGAAGGGATCTCGCGGGTGACCTACGACGTGTC
It encodes the following:
- the guaA gene encoding GMP synthase (contains glutamine-hydrolyzing domain and glutamine amidotransferase; GMP-binding domain; functions to produce GMP from XMP in the IMP pathway), with protein sequence MALDIHAHRILILDFGSQYTQLIARRVREIGVYCELHPFDMSDEAIREFNPRGIILAGGPESVHEANSPRAPQAVFDLNVPLLGICYGMQTMSEQLGGKVEGSELREFGYARVDVVGKSRLLDGIEDHIDADGVLGLDVWMSHGDKVTQLPADFHVLASTPSCPIAGMFDDARGYYGVQFHPEVTHTKQGGRILSRFIQDICGCEALWTPSNIVEDAIAQVREQVGSANVLLGLSGGVDSSVVAALLHRAIGDQLTCVFVDNGLLRLHEGDQVMAMFKENMGVKVIRADAEAQFLDNLAGEADPEKKRKIIGRTFIDIFDAEASKLENIQFLAQGTIYPDVIESAGAKSGKAHVIKSHHNVGGLPEEMNLKLVEPLRELFKDEVRKIGLELGLPYDMVYRHPFPGPGLGVRILGEVKKEYADILRRADHIFIEELRKADWYHKTSQAFVVFQPVRSVGVVGDGRRYAWVVALRAVETVDFMTARWAHLPYELLETVSGRIINEIEGISRVTYDVSSKPPATIEWE